Below is a window of Theropithecus gelada isolate Dixy chromosome 15, Tgel_1.0, whole genome shotgun sequence DNA.
ctaggcatggtggctcatgcctgtgatcccagcactttgggaggccgaggcggatggatcacctgaggtcagaagttagagaacagcccaggcaacatggtgaaaccccatctctaccaaaaatacaaaagttacctgggcatagtggtgtacgcctgtaatcccagctacttgggaggctgaggcatgcaaatcgcctgagcctgggaggtcaaggctgcagtaagccaagatggctctactgcacttcagcctgggtgacagagtgagactctgtctcaaataaaataaataaataaaaaataataaaaataaaataaaaatttagaaattttattttttcatggatACATAATacctgtatatatttatggagtacatgagatattttgatataggcatacagtgtgtaataatcacatcaaggtaaatggtGTATCTATCACCtaaaacatttatcctttgagttacaaacaatccaattatattcttttagttattttaaaatttacagttaaattattattgactatagtcaccctgttgttctatcaaatactagatcttactcattttttctattttttttttttttacccattaaccatctccactgcccctcagcccccacaacccttcccatcctctggtaaccatcattctactgtctgtctccatgagttcaattgttttaatttttagctcccacaaataagtgagaatatatgaagtttgtctttctgtgcctggcttatttcacttgatatAATGACCTtaacttcatccatgttgttgcaagacaggatctcattattttttgtggctgaacagtattccatcatgtgtatataatataatttctttatccattcatatgttgatggacacttaggttgattccaaatcttggctattgtgaatagtgctgcagtaaacatggggcCATCTTTCTTTTACTGAGGCTGATGCTCAGATTGTATTCATGGTCCATCTTTGGTAAACGTGAAGCGTCTTAGGGCATCCATGTGTACTACCTCAATTTTACTCTCTTCTTTAGTCCTAGTGTCCCCCTCACCccaatttctttctgttttgcttttaccTTATTGTATACAATGTTGTTGCCACTTAAAATCTTTTCTAGAACAAGATAGAGAAGGAATAAAGGTAGTTTGTGAAGCTTCTCCAAATACTCTGGGACATGGTAGAGTAAAACCTGTATGTGAAACAAAATGCGTATCCCAGATCTTATGTATGGTCCTAGAAAAGACCTTGAAAATGTGGGCTGTGTGTTATGGGATTCTGAATGAGAAAGAAGGGCCAATAATCTCTGCAAATCTATCAAACCTCACAGCATAATAACTCATATAATGGGAGACCAATGATTAATTTTAAGGAAGGCGTTATCTGCTTTTTAGTTTCACCTTATTTATCCTCTTTTCTCTCCAATttatttgtgatgtgttcatagcaatttttcagtgtttctctctcttctgttctaccattttaattctgttttaacTTCCTAGGTCTTCCTTTCAgtgttaactttttaaacaaatagttttattgtttttttttttgaactcctggcctcaagagatcctctgcttcagcctcccaaagtgttgggattacaggcatgagccaccgcactcagtctgttcttttttttttccttaaaacaaaagtatcactttattttggaaaattagaAAACGAAGATAAATAAGCGAAAAGGACccgaaattttaaaaacctgtccCATTTTTGCCATTTAGAGATCagcattaatttttttggtatattctgtacacacatacacacttttaaaaaagattgagATCACACTGCATTGCATATTATTTTGTacccttcttttttttacttAACTTATCATAAACATTTTCTCATGTCCTCAGGTATTCTTGTGCCAGACAATTTTTCATGgtttcatagtattccattgtatggaagTACTGTAATCTGTTTGgccattcattttccttttgttgagCACTTAACTGACATATCAGCCAGGGTCCAGTCAGGAAACCACACCAAACTTGTGATTGTTAACAgaaagatttaatttaaaaaaatggctaAACAGGGGTTGAAAGACTGAAAGGTAAAAGGGGAACACTGAAATGAAGAGTAACTGCAGGAAGCAGCTTCCACCCCTAGGGCTGGGGAAACAAAGGGAAGATGTTGGGTCAGCAAGAACACAGAAGCTTAAAGAAGagactgaggccgggcgcggtggctcaagcctgtaatcccagcactttgggaggccgagacgggcggatcacgaggtcaggagatcgagaccatcctggctaacacggtgaaaccccgtctctactaaaaaatacaaaaatctagccgggtgaggtggcgggggcctgtagtcccagctactcgggaggctgaggcaggagaatggcaggaacccgggaggcggagcttgcagtgagctgagatctggccactgcactccagcctgggcgacagagcgagactccgtctcaaaaaaaaaaaaaaaaaaaaaaaaaagaagagactgaaCAGAAATGGGACCCAGACCTCTGGAGAAGGGCTGCTTTCCTGGTTGCTTCTTCAGGAATTCGAAGGTGGGACTCTGATGAGCTGGGACTCAGATCTCTAAGGAGGGGCACTGCTCCCTGCTGGTGCCACAGGAGCTTGGAGGAAGGTTCCTGTGGGTCTAGACTCAAATCTGAACAGGGGGCTCTGGCCCGCTGCTGTTGATATGTCTGGAGGGGTGCAGTGGGGCTAGTTCTGGCATAATAGGGGAAAGGCTATAATCTGGAGCCACTTGCAGCTGTTAAGGGGAAGAATTGTTGCTGGAATGATGCTAACAGGAATAGAATACAAAACTGAAAGTAGCCAGTCACTGTATCTCCTCCAGCCTTGCGCTTTCTCTAGCACCTTCTAGTGGCAGAGCCTACAGAGACCAGCTGGAAAAGCAAAAAGGGGGTTTGTAGTGTCCCTGGGTCAGTATTGTATAGCTGAGGTGGATTTGCAACTGAGCGCAATTGCTTACTCACCAGTACAGTTGGTTTCTAACTTTTGAATTACCGTAAGCATTTTTGGAGCTATACATATAGCCATAGTTATTTCCTTATAATACATTCCTGGAAGTGAAATTGCTAGACCCCTGTGTGTGTCAAAttctctattatctatctattggAGGTGTCTGACACTTTCTAACTTTCCCGTTATAAATAAATCTCACTGTTAATTAGTTGAATACATTATACTAGCAAGGTATAAATACTAATGATGTTGAactgaacaggaaaaaaattagagaaatgtcCTTCCTTaagtttatgttttataaatctgaGGTGTTCTATCTTtgaccttaattttttaaagttcaattaAATACAGTTATATtctgattgaatttttttttctttctttattttttaaaatattcttttttttgtttatttcaggaAGAAAGACATAAGTCACGAAGGCCTTTATCTACATCACATGAACCAATATTTCCCTTAAATACTATAAAGATGAAACTAAAGGAGAATAACCTCAACAGACTGCCCAAAGGCATGCAAGCCCGGGAGCCCTCTCCATGTTCTACCAGGCATTTCTTCCAGGACCAGCCAGTTCAGTTGAACCTTGGAAGTAATTTCAAAATCTCTGGAGGAAGCAAGCCTCCATTTGTTGTTAGACATGTgagcctaaaattattttttagagtatTTTGCAATAGTGAGGATACGGATGAGGGTGGAATAAAGGAAGTTTGAGCTATAATAAcaaatgaatattattaaataaaaaggtACTTCAAATTGAATAATAATTGTGATTAAATTATGTTAATTTCCTAGATCATTGTCAGAAAACTCTTAGAAAGGTGCCCTATACAGTAGACTTGCTCAGTAAATGTCAGCCatccctatttttaatttttgaaaattattagcAGAGTATAATGTCTACACATGATAACTTGCTATTATCTTGAAGAGTCAGTGAACTGACAGAGGTTGAAAACACGTAACGAAGGTTGGCATGCACTCTGTATCAATCCAAAACTAAAGCTTCAtcagttttaaagaaaactacATGAGTTTTCTTAATGAGATTGGTGCTCAGTGGCCATATGTTGAAGAGCCAGAAAAGTTTGTTTGCAGGAAGAAGCAATGTTGTGCGATACTCAAAGCACTTAATTAAAGTCATCTTAGATTATGTCCTCTGGCAATGGTGGGCAAATTTAATCACACTAGTTCTCTTAGtctctttacaatttttttttttttttctgagacagagtcttgcactgttgcctaggctagagtgcagtgatacaatttcagcttactgcaacctccgcctaccacgttcaagtgattctcctgcctcagcctgctgagtaggtgggattacaggtgcccaccactacacccagctaatttttgtgcttttagtaaagacagggttttaccgtgttggtcaggctggtctcgaactcctgacctcaggtgatccacccacatcggcctcccacagtgctgggattacaggcatgagccactgcacccggcctacaacTTTTTTGCTACTATAAAAgtaatggaaaacagaaaagttcaggaaaaaaattaatccatTGGCTCACCAGCATAATAAAATCATTGTTTGATTTAATTTGACTCAATTTCTCTACATTATACTTGCATTCATAGgctttattttttccacaaaGTTGTAATTATACTGTATATACAGATTAGTTTTCCTACATATTCCGattaacattatattaaaaaaatttcctgTGTTATTTTGTAGTCTACACGAACACCAGTTCATGTTCTAATTAATGACTTACTCTCCAGAATGTTAACTATTGATAGTATCATTAAGTTGATATTTTGATTTAAAGTCACCAGTGGTGATGTTTGTGTATTAGGCAGAGACTGTGAAGtgtagtaagtcttgaagtgAAGGTGCTGCTGAGATGACTGTATGTAGAATTGGTTTGTAGAACTGTTTGGCTAGAAACTGCAGAACAgctatctacaaaaaatacacaacagCTGTTGTCTTGGTGGCCTGGGTAATGACATCTGGCAAAAATCTAACGACCAATCTTTAAACATGGGGCCATAAAAATATCGAATtgagttcatttatttctttttgttgaaaatatatCTGATTTACTTCATTTGatataaattattgtaaaatacaaCTTTAGTCCATGCCATTATGAACTAAGTAATCTTAAAATCTTGGTAGATTTCTTAGGGGATTAAAACTTGCttgatacttattttatttaacaaattcttATATAGTTTTTCCTATGCGCCAAAGTCTTTTAGCAgtgatttgaaatatttaatttttttatttagtcaGATTTTCTGATGATATGTGATGTTTCCTTAAGTAGAAgcattaaaatttagaaaacctGATGTTATAAAGACTATAAATTCAAGTCAAtatattaaagtaaaatgaaaagtaacatTATAACCTgccttattaaaattttaaaaaacagaaataaaaaaaattcagcaactCTATATTATAGATATTTGGAAGAGTCCCTAGTTCACGTGTTTTGACCTGTTTGCAGATCATGTTACCCAATTTTTCCTTAGGAAAATATGGTCAGTCACCatagataaaataatatagttgctattattattatttattattatttttttttgagatggagtttcactcttgttgcccaggctggagtgcaatgtcatgatctcggagcatcgcaacctccgcctcccaggttcaagcgattctcctgcctccgcctcccaagtagctgagtttacaggcatgtgccaccacgcccagctgatttttgtatttttagtagagatgaggtttctccatgttggtcaaggtggtctcgaactcctgacctcaggtgatcctccgtccttggcctcccaaagtggtaggattacaagcatgagcccctgcacctggcctagctaccattattctttttttcaaaaatgtagacACTCGGACCAGAGAGGAATCTGGAAAGTAGAAATGTCATCTTGTGGGAATCCCTTGCTGTCAGTGAGGACCCCACTTAGGCCACCACTACTCACACTGTTTAAGGAATGTGAAACATTGTCCTAGTTTAAGAGATTGTGAAATAAAGCTTCACTTGCCCTCTTTCTGTGCTGTATCCTTACCAGTTGTTGGAATGTAATTTGTGTCTAACTTTAGTTCCTTATGCTAATGTTTAGCCTATGTCCTCATGTTCTAGCCTCAATGAAGGACAGAGAGTTTCTCCTTTTAGGTGTAACATGTAGCAAACTTGGAGACTGTGATCTAGGTGGTTTTCCAGCCTTCTTTTTCCAACCTGTGTAATCAGTGATTGAGGGGGAGACAGGCATTACCAGTGATGAGGGGAGGGTACTAGAAGCTATAGTGGATTCTagtcttatttctttcctttactttcaGGTGGACAGTGCAAAGCCCTTTGGTGAGAATATTTCAGAGCATCATTTGAGGAGgtgtagaagaaaatctaagtttTCAGACTTTCCGTTTCCAATGAGAAGAGGTACTTGAGTTTCTTGTTACTCCTGTACATTTCCCTGTGGCAACAAATGTGTCCTGTGTATACTCTTTCATTCTGAGGAATCACAGGTTATGTTCGGAACTGTGGGCCTAATTCTCAAGTCCTCTCCAGCTGTGGAATTTCCAGGGCAGTGGTCCCACGAAGCAGAGTCAGCTGAGAAGCTTCTGTCTGAGAGTTCCCCTTGTCATTGAAGGGGACCGTTCTGAGCAGCGTGCTGAGTGTGCTGTGGTTGCAGTTGTTCCCTGGCTGTTCCCTGGCTGGGCTGGGAAAGCAGAGTGCAACTTGTCCTGCTGTGAACCCTTTGCAAAGTCACCATTGATGCCTAACAAATAAGGCTTTCCATTTTTCTGGATGGGAAAAAACAGGAGATTGATGGTGATCAGGAGATGTAACATTTGCTTTACAAGATTTCATGTCAGTGAGGTGGGAAGCCAACTCTATCTGAAGCAGTTAGATGAAGGCAGGGTATTTTTAAACCTTTAGATTTCAGGCCCTTTTTCATTCTTAATATTGTTGAGGAGCCCAAAGAGCTTTTCTTGATGTGGATAACATCAGTAGTTAGcatgttagaaattaaaactgatacatttttaaaatataagaatagaCTACGGCCaggtgcaatgactcatgcctgtaatcccagcactttgggaggctgaggcaggcagattacctgaggttgggaatttgagactaacctgaccaacatggaggaaccccatctctactaaaattacaaaattagccaggcatggtggtgcatgcctgtaatcccagctactcgggaggctgaggcaggagaattgcttgaacatgggaggcagaggttgtggtgagccgagattgtgccattgcacttcagcctgaacaacaagagtgaaactccgtctcaaaaaaaaaaaaaagaatagactaGTACACATTCCATTAGCCATCATCATGATGATGATGTCGTAACATCATTGTGGCTTTTGGAAAACTCCATTGTGCAGTGGTGAGAGAATGGGAATGAAAGAGGCAAATCATgtcttagtattattatgaaaacagTTTGACCTTGCAGATTTCCTGAAAGGTCTTGGGGACCCTTGGGGGAGATCCCTGGACCACACATTAAGAGTCACTGGGTTAAGGAATTCCTTGTAGGCTTTTGACTGAAATCCATGAATCATGTCGTTAGTGAAGGTCGTGTTGGTGAAGATCAGTCATTCCTGAAATTAATCAAAATTCTTAGGCTGGAAAGGAATGGTGGTGGTCCATTCTCTTGCCTGCTGGTAGTACTGAACTTTCCATCTATTGCCATCCCTGACAGTAGAGTTCTTTATCTTAGGCTTAAAGGTTTACACTTTTAAGGGTCTACTTTTAAGCCTCTTATGGTAACTTAAACCAGTGTTCTTAGACTGTGGTAGCTCTTTGACAGCAGCTGGCCAAGGACAGGGTACCGGGTTTGAAGCAGAATGTGCTTCATCACATCTGACATttaatttaagttctttgaattGAAAGTCACCCAGGTAGCTTATAAAGCAGCATTGTCTTCCCTACTGCAGTGAAATCAGGCAACAGCAAATGTCCTTTCCTGGGGCGGACAAGTTGGGTTTAATGCAGGCTCTATTATCATGGGACTCACACATCACATTGGTCTCGGCCTTTGTCTTTTCTTAATCCTCGCAGGTGGAGAAGTAAGGTTCCAGAGAGGTTACAATGTGTGTAACGGTCACACACCAAGCTTTTGGCATACCTACATTTAGAGAAGACATTCAGACCTCTGGCCTCAGATCTTTGGAATCCCTGTAGCTTTCAAGCCAGAACTTTGTTTAGGTCACCTGTCAGCTCATTCATCCAGGCCTAAGGTAGAACacagcagtgcttctcaaactttaatgtgcatttgAATCACCTGGGGCTCTTGTTAAACTGCAGATTCTGATTCGTTAGGGCTGGGGTGGAGCTTAGGTTTCTCCTTTACTAACAGGCTTCCAGGTGATATGAATGCTACTGGTCCAGGGACTGCACTTTGAGAAGCAAGGGAATGAAGGCAAGCCCCCCCTGTGAAAGGAAGGGCTCAAAACCAGTAGGTAGGAGTTTCTGAGGCCACAGGGTTATGAGGCCACAGGAGGAAGGAGGTTATGAGGCCACAGGTTATGAGGCCACACTGGAAGGAGGTTATGAGAAGGGGGTTATGAGAAGGAGGTTATGAGGCCACAGGGCAAGTTTGTGGCTATAGCTGAAAGGGCATTAGCATTGCTGACTCCCTGCCCAGCTGGGGGTGGGTGCAAAGAGAGCTCCTGGGACAAAGTGGTACATACATATCTATATGCCTAAAGGATATGAAAATGGTCTggctttaaaaatctctttttatatCTACCAGTGACATGGGGAGGGGGATCAGCAGTCCAGAAAAAGTCCTTTGTCATTGCCTGAGCCCCGGTCACACTGGCGGAAGCCATGGTGACCTTAGCATTGCCTTACAAATACtaattttgaaaacagtttttaatCAACCTGGAAAAATCCAACCTAGTCTTCActttctctgtgtctttattACCTCATTTCCTAGTCATCCTTGCCATACTTCGGCATTAGGTCTACTTACCTATCATGATCATTTACAGTCATGATAGTGATTTCCATTTTTGCTATGTTCTGTATTTCTCCAAGCTTTTACGTATTTGTTGTCTCAATTTAACATTTGTTGTCTACCTTGGACAAATATATTCAAGAGCTCCTGCATAAATAGGATTCcatgaaaaccaaagaaaatgtcAGAGGAGACAGTTTACAAATTTTATATTAGACACATAGTACTTTTTTTTAGGTTCTGGGCACCTACTCAAATACGAGTTTTTCAGGCTGCTTAAGGGTTATTGAACTTACTCATTCACTTTAGACTTGCTTTACCCTTCCCTCTTCCATACGTGCTGTCATTGAAGACAAAACGtccagaggctcacacctgtaatcctagcactttgggaggccaaggtgggtggatcacctgaggtcaggagttcgagatcagtctggccaacatagcaaaaccccatctctactaaaaatacaaaaatttagccgggcgtagtggtgggcaccagtaatccaagctagtctggaggctgaggcaggagaatcgcttgaacccgggaggcgaaagttgcagtgagctgagatcatgacattgcactccatcctgggcgacagtgtgagactccatctcaaaaaacaaaaacaaaaacaaaaacaaaaacccaaaaaacaaaaaaaccagaacacctcatTGTTAacctcaaaaagacaaaaacaaaacaaaacaaaaaaaccccatgaCCCAGAGAATTGAAGTGGCTTAAGGGAGACTTAAAAGTGGTAGTGTAACTTACAAGGGagcatttaagtttttaaataattcattcattgTCTAAAATTTTTGTACCGCTGTAGAATAAATATAATGGCAGTTTTAAAGCTAAATGGTAATAATGAGTCATTGAAACACCTGTTCCTCTTTCTTCTAGCTTCTTCTCTTGACAGCCTTGCAGCTAACGTAAAGgtaattttagaaatagaatttgtaaaattatttacttcCAGCTATCTTATGTCAATTATTGTGCTTTTTCCAATCAGTGGTGGATATTTCTAGTTAGTCTGCTTAGGTGGAATTGCTGTAGTTTAGTGTTTGTATGAAGATGTGCCCAGACTCCATGTTATACTTTGCTTTGGGGTTAGCTGGTTTGTGCCCCTCATATAAGTAGGATGAATCACCACAGAGGGTGTATGTAGACCCAATACCTACTTTATTTGTAgtgatttttattgctttttctccaagcaaataattttatacatagaGGTGGTAAATCATTTGTTCTTGAAGTTTGATTGGTTTGTGAAAGTGAAGGCTCAAACTTCTGTGTAACAACATGAGAACAGATTTATGCAGAGAAGATGGAATATACTATGCTTCTTATGCCATAgcacttaaatattttgttaaagttatatttttcccAGATCAATAATCCCTAGTCCTCAGAAATCAAAGTTTACAGCGTGAGTTTATTTTGGTTTGTTAATATATCCCAAACATACAgacttttggttatttttatcaGTCTTAACTCCTGAGCATTTTGTCACTAGTCTTCTCTTCTCCAGATCCTCTTCTATTTGCAGGAGATCCCTGGCGCAAATGTTCTGTCATCTTAGCCCTAGTTGTCTTCCTTGTTcaaccccacccccagctctaAATTAAGCAAACAGAAGcaaaattacaattaaataatGCGCATTCACTCAGGTTATCAGAGAGCCAGATGAACGGATTATTTTAAGGAGTGACTCATCATCACGTTTAGATTCAAGTCAGTTTGGAAAGTCCTCGTCCAGTAAACAAGGGGATGCCGATTTCCACCGGAAAGCTTCATTTGCCACCTCCCAGCATTCCAGCTCTCCCGGACCCTTGGATCAGCCCCTTCTCAGAGAAAGGTCAGTGTCAAGCACCCATCTGTTTGCCTGAAGAGTGAATTGTGGCCTGGCAGGGGTAAAACTGGGTCATTTCATCAGCTTCCTTTCTTAGGAATATTCAGCTAGTGACACCTTGATAtgaaaaaatgattatttcttttaaaatctaccCAAAAGTCAGAGGCATATCTCAGAGTATTTGCTGTGAATGGAATAGACAACTAACTTTGACATAGGTACTATTTATCTAcctatttttatttgtcatacatttaaaaactaaacctttttattttaccaGTATAGAAATGTTCACTacagaaagtttgaaaattacagaaaaaaaaggggaaaaaaattacccATAGTCCTACCACCCAAAGACAAATGTTAACATATGGGCGTATATTCTTTTTCTAGACATGGTTTctttgtttacattattttcacaaataataaaattatatttgcatatgtcTGGAGAGCAGGCCAGAGAGTAAGAACAGAAACCTTTATTTGCCAAATGGCACACTCTAGTAGGGTAAGTAACCATTGGTTTGCTTGGGTCTGCCTGATTTTAGCCCTGAAAGTCCTGCATTCTGGGAAACC
It encodes the following:
- the SPATA6L gene encoding spermatogenesis associated 6-like protein isoform X3 — translated: MGPRPLEKGCFPGCFFRNSKEERHKSRRPLSTSHEPIFPLNTIKMKLKENNLNRLPKGMQAREPSPCSTRHFFQDQPVQLNLGSNFKISGGSKPPFVVRHVDSAKPFGENISEHHLRRCRRKSKFSDFPFPMRRASSLDSLAANVKVIREPDERIILRSDSSSRLDSSQFGKSSSSKQGDADFHRKASFATSQHSSSPGPLDQPLLRERFHPGSQSTWKNIHERVCSLLTSHRAQQHQNKEESTSEVNYIIERPSCPLKKYPLHEQRYF